Within Actinomycetes bacterium, the genomic segment GGCCGGCCCTGAACCGCTCTGGCCGCGCGTAGGGCACTCATGAGACAGCCAGCAGGCCGGATCACGGCCGTGCTCTTCCCCAGCCGGTTGAGCTGTCCGTCCACGACCTTGCTCGACTGCTCACCATGACGCCAGCACTGAGGCCGCCGCTACGAGCAGAAAGCAGCCCAGCTCGATCATGCCGATGGCACCAGGGCGCAGCGGGCGACGGGGCACGAGGAAGGCGCGCACGGCGAGCACGACGAACGGCGCGATCAGCCACGCCCCGCTCGGCCATCCCCACCAGGCGCCGAGTGCGACTGACACGGGCACGGAGGCGACTGCCAGGACGCGGGAGGCGCGGGCGAATCGTGGATCGCGACGCTCCCGGATCAGGGACTTCACGTGCAGCGTCGAGCCCAGGAGTACCAGCGCGCAGACCGCGACGAGGACCCAGACCTGTGTGGGTACGGCGTCCAGGCCGGGCGGCGCCCAGGACCGGCTCCCCGCACCGACGGCCCAGGTGACCGCGACCATCGCGGCGCACTCCACGACGAACACCACGTCGTTGGCCAACGCACGTTCGTCGTTGTTCCGCGCGTAGCGCAGGTTCACCGCGAACAGCACGGCGTAGCCGAGCCCGACCCAGACCAGCCACGGCCGCCCCACGAGCAGGACCACGGCGGTAGGCAGGACGACCGCGGACCACATCAGGAACGGCGCGCGGAACCGCCGCGGGCGCTTGGCACGGACGAGACCGAACGCCGCGAAGGACAACGGGTAGGCCGCCACCCAGACCACTGCGAGCACCACGAGGAGCGGCGTCCATGGGGCGAGCACGGCGCCCAGGACCAGCGGCAGGGCCAGAAACGCCCACGCACCGTGCTGGGGTGGGACATAGACGCTCACGGCGCACGCCCGTCGATGCGATCCCACGCTGCCCAGTCCAGGGCGATGGCGGCAGCCGGGAATACTCCGTTCTCTTCCTTGTCGATGTGGCGGCGCAGCAGCGTCTCGAGCGCGACGACACCCGAGTGGTCCCCCTGGGTGACTCGTGCGAGGTGAGCGTTGATCTCGCGGTGCTCGCCGCACAGAGTGTCGACGTGGGCGGCGAACTCCGGGTCGAGGCGCAGCTCGGCGAACAGTCCCCGCTCCTCACCCGTGGTGTGCGGGTCCAGCAGCGAGATGAGCTTCTCCCCGGCCGTCGCCGTCGCTTCGCCGTCCCCTGCGAGTACCGCGCGGCGCAGGGCCCCGGTGGCGTTGGTGATCGCCACGTGTTCGGCGGAGAGCCGACCGATCACGGTGATGGCGCGGCACCCGCAGTAGGAGCACACGGCTATCGGGTGCGGGTGAGCCGCACCGGCCAAGCGTCTGGACCGCGTTGGTCGTAGCTGACGTTGAACGCGCCCGGCTCCCGGTCCTCGAGCTGGCCGAGCAGGGGCAGCGGGTCATGCGGTGCGATGAGGACCAGCGAGCCGGATACGGGCACCGCGCCGACGGCGCCGAACACCGTGGCGTGCCGGATCGCGTGGGGCACGTTCCGCACGTCGAGCACCGGGGCGTGATCGCTTGCCTCGACCGCACTGCAGCCGCACGCACCCCTGCCGCGAGACTCCGCAGCCGTGGCCGCGTCTCCAGGGTGGTCAACGTGGTCGCCGACACCGAGCAGCTCGTGCATGCCGGCCAGGATCGCCGAGAGCGACACGGTCGGGTCGGCCGCGACCAGCGGAAGGATCAGGTCGCTCTCCTTGGCCAAATGGACGTCGAACAACACCCGCAGCGCGGTCGCCGCAGCCGCGGCACGTATCGGGCTGTCTGCGGCGCGCACGTCCTCGACCAGGCCTTCCAGGACACGGTGCTCGGCGAGCATCGCCTCGACCAGCAACTTGGCCCGTTGGT encodes:
- a CDS encoding DUF2249 domain-containing protein, translating into MDTVPVPPTAGATAPVRASGAGVVVASSESDAAAVDAVVRHHAELAGALATHVDALLTAVGAVSGNGVAPVTRSRGLLVDFCTDGLLPHAAAEEAMLYPAVATDQRAKLLVEAMLAEHRVLEGLVEDVRAADSPIRAAAAATALRVLFDVHLAKESDLILPLVAADPTVSLSAILAGMHELLGVGDHVDHPGDAATAAESRGRGACGCSAVEASDHAPVLDVRNVPHAIRHATVFGAVGAVPVSGSLVLIAPHDPLPLLGQLEDREPGAFNVSYDQRGPDAWPVRLTRTR
- a CDS encoding YwiC-like family protein, whose translation is MSVYVPPQHGAWAFLALPLVLGAVLAPWTPLLVVLAVVWVAAYPLSFAAFGLVRAKRPRRFRAPFLMWSAVVLPTAVVLLVGRPWLVWVGLGYAVLFAVNLRYARNNDERALANDVVFVVECAAMVAVTWAVGAGSRSWAPPGLDAVPTQVWVLVAVCALVLLGSTLHVKSLIRERRDPRFARASRVLAVASVPVSVALGAWWGWPSGAWLIAPFVVLAVRAFLVPRRPLRPGAIGMIELGCFLLVAAASVLASW
- a CDS encoding hemerythrin domain-containing protein, producing MCSYCGCRAITVIGRLSAEHVAITNATGALRRAVLAGDGEATATAGEKLISLLDPHTTGEERGLFAELRLDPEFAAHVDTLCGEHREINAHLARVTQGDHSGVVALETLLRRHIDKEENGVFPAAAIALDWAAWDRIDGRAP